CGATGCCGGGGACGCCATGCGCGAATTTGGCTCCAGCGCCCCGGCCAGCCAGGGCGAGCACATGATCGCCCACACCGCCGAAATGCTTTATGGTGGCGAATTGCGCAAAGTGCTGCATGGCGAGATGATCGCCGTCACCAGCAGCACCATGAGCCATTTGCAGCAGAAAATGCTGCTCGCCCAGCCAACAGTGAAGCCACTACCTAAAGACGAGGGCCAGTTTTTACGACTTTTCGGCAAGCAAGCCGGGCAGGATGCCGTCGCCATGTACCAGAAAAAATTGCTGACGCCCGACATGGCGGCCAGCATCAACGCCCGCATCGCCCCAAACTGGCTGGATATCAAGGCGGCGCTGCTCGCTGTCATGCTACCATCCAACGCCGTCGAACGCGCGTTCATCCAAAGCGGCAATGCCACCCGCCCCACCGAAATCGGCATGAGCGACGACCGCTACCGCACCGCCTGCACCTATGCCTTCATGACGCGCGACCGCTTCACGTTCCTTGATTTAGCCGTAATGAACGATAAACGGATTTAACCGCGCCCACGGTAATTGGCGACGCCCGGATCCGGCAGCCAGAGGCCTTTGGGCGCTTCACTGGTCTGGTAGAAAATATCGATCGGCATGCCACCGCGCGGATACCAGTAGCCACCGATGCGCAGCCATGCCGGGTCAATCGCCGCAATGATGCGCTTGGCGATGGTGATCGAGCAATCTTCGTGAAACGCGCCATGATTGCGGAAAGAATGCAGGAACAGCTTGAGCGATTTGCTCTCCACAATCCACTGCCGCGGCACGTAATCGATCACGAAATGGGCAAAATCCGGCTGGCCGGTTTTGGGGCACAGCGACGTGAATTCCGGCGCCGTGAAGCGGATCAGGTAATCCACATTCGGGTGCGGGTTTTCCACCCGCTCCAGCACCGCCGCCTCGGGCGAGGTGGGCAGCGCGGTCATTTCGCCAAGCTGGGTCAGGTTCTCAGTGCTCATGCGCGGGTGGTAGCGCGCGGGCGGCTATCCGTCAAGAAAATGCCGTCGCGTCAGGCCAGTGTCGGGTCCACCATCCCATTCTCC
This portion of the Pseudomonadota bacterium genome encodes:
- the queF gene encoding preQ(1) synthase — translated: MSTENLTQLGEMTALPTSPEAAVLERVENPHPNVDYLIRFTAPEFTSLCPKTGQPDFAHFVIDYVPRQWIVESKSLKLFLHSFRNHGAFHEDCSITIAKRIIAAIDPAWLRIGGYWYPRGGMPIDIFYQTSEAPKGLWLPDPGVANYRGRG